One region of Flavobacterium sp. KACC 22763 genomic DNA includes:
- a CDS encoding MFS transporter codes for MKKSLIALSLGGLTIGITEFVMMGLLPDIASDMKVSIPVAGYLISAYALGVVIGAPLLVIAGRNYAPKKMLLILALMLAVFNSLSIIAPDYTILFASRFLSGLPHGAFFGVGAVVASRLADKGKEAQAISIMFAGLTIANLIGVPIGTYIGHHFIWRYTFVLIAFVGLLTFLAIYLWMPNLEKGESVNMKTQLQFFKKTEAWLIIGITAIGFGGLFAWISYIAPLLINVSKFSPEDVSSILILAGLGMVVGNFVGGKLADRFSPAPTTLALLLVMSTDLVLVYFFSFNQYISLFLTFLTGAISFSVIAPIQMLMIRTAKGAEMIASASLQGSFNIGNALGAFLGGLPLAAGFSYSSPNLIGVIMSVIGMVITFVLMRLHQKQLQLQRI; via the coding sequence ATGAAAAAAAGTCTTATTGCACTCTCTTTAGGAGGGTTGACCATTGGTATTACAGAATTTGTAATGATGGGATTACTCCCAGATATTGCTTCAGATATGAAAGTTTCAATTCCAGTTGCTGGTTATTTAATTTCGGCTTATGCGCTTGGAGTTGTTATTGGAGCGCCTTTATTAGTAATCGCAGGAAGAAATTATGCGCCTAAAAAAATGCTTCTAATTTTAGCTTTAATGTTGGCAGTTTTTAATTCATTGTCCATTATTGCTCCCGATTATACTATCCTATTTGCTTCTCGATTTTTATCTGGATTGCCGCATGGAGCATTCTTTGGAGTGGGAGCGGTAGTCGCAAGCCGTTTGGCAGATAAAGGAAAAGAGGCACAGGCAATCTCTATAATGTTTGCCGGCTTAACTATCGCTAACTTAATAGGTGTGCCGATTGGAACTTATATAGGACATCATTTTATTTGGCGTTATACTTTTGTATTAATTGCTTTTGTGGGATTGTTGACCTTTTTGGCTATTTATTTATGGATGCCAAATCTTGAAAAAGGAGAAAGTGTAAACATGAAAACACAACTTCAGTTTTTTAAGAAAACAGAAGCTTGGTTAATTATCGGAATTACAGCAATTGGTTTTGGAGGTCTTTTCGCTTGGATCAGTTACATTGCGCCTCTTTTAATTAATGTATCGAAGTTTTCGCCAGAAGATGTTTCATCTATCCTGATTTTAGCAGGATTAGGAATGGTAGTGGGTAACTTCGTGGGAGGTAAATTGGCAGATCGTTTCTCACCAGCTCCGACAACTCTAGCTTTATTGCTTGTTATGTCTACCGATTTGGTTTTGGTTTATTTCTTCTCATTCAATCAATATATTTCGTTGTTTTTGACTTTCTTGACCGGTGCTATTTCATTCTCAGTAATTGCGCCAATTCAGATGCTGATGATTCGTACCGCAAAAGGAGCAGAGATGATCGCTTCAGCTTCTCTTCAAGGAAGTTTCAATATTGGTAATGCTTTAGGCGCTTTTCTTGGCGGATTGCCTTTGGCGGCGGGATTCAGTTATTCTTCTCCTAATCTTATCGGAGTAATAATGTCGGTTATCGGAATGGTTATCACATTTGTATTGATGAGATTACATCAAAAGCAATTGCAGTTGCAGCGCATTTAA
- a CDS encoding AraC family transcriptional regulator, which produces MPKLNQFKTLVLDEFEEEKFHLPPHTHTYYEIIYIKKGSGIHHLNNNLLPYKAGDLFVISPDDEHYFDIKKSTRFIFIKFTDNYFNSKQNLTCDEFLVNTPESFMRDKILKETVLKFDEPCKTILKNTVENIVTYGHYIDVTSSPIVFYQILSLFGLIKETIRGMNLQMKSTHLDSEQIANYIHQNIYQPKLVQVKVIAEHFNIAQTYFSAYFKRTFSISYREYIHNLRLTLIEKRFHNNQLPIKQIAYEFGFTDESHLTNYFKKRKNMKPTDFKKL; this is translated from the coding sequence ATGCCGAAATTAAATCAATTTAAAACGCTTGTTTTGGATGAATTTGAAGAAGAGAAATTTCATCTTCCTCCACATACTCATACGTATTACGAAATCATTTATATAAAGAAAGGAAGTGGCATACATCACTTAAATAATAATCTGCTGCCGTATAAAGCAGGAGATTTATTTGTTATTTCTCCAGATGATGAACATTATTTTGATATAAAGAAAAGTACCCGATTCATTTTTATCAAATTCACTGATAATTATTTCAACTCAAAACAGAATCTTACTTGCGATGAATTTTTAGTAAATACTCCAGAAAGTTTCATGAGAGATAAAATTCTAAAAGAAACTGTTTTGAAATTTGATGAACCTTGCAAAACGATTCTAAAAAACACAGTTGAAAACATTGTAACGTATGGACATTATATAGATGTTACCTCATCTCCTATTGTTTTCTATCAGATTCTTTCCCTTTTTGGTTTAATTAAAGAAACAATCCGAGGGATGAATTTACAGATGAAATCGACTCATTTGGATAGTGAACAAATTGCTAATTACATTCATCAAAATATTTATCAGCCAAAATTGGTCCAAGTAAAAGTAATTGCAGAACATTTTAATATTGCTCAAACTTATTTTAGTGCCTATTTTAAAAGAACTTTCAGCATTAGTTATCGCGAATACATTCATAATTTAAGATTGACTTTAATCGAAAAAAGATTTCATAACAATCAATTGCCAATTAAACAAATCGCGTACGAATTTGGTTTTACAGACGAAAGCCATTTGACCAATTATTTCAAGAAACGTAAAAACATGAAACCCACCGATTTCAAAAAACTCTAG
- a CDS encoding AraC family transcriptional regulator, whose amino-acid sequence MKLYIKNMVCSRCKMVVKSEFEKLGLQTTSVELGEVELTEEINDDQKEILLKNLQALGFDLIDDKKTKTVERIKNLIVDLVHHKNNDLKINLSEYLAENLNQDYNSLSNLFSEIENTTIEKYFISQKIEKVKELLIYNELSLSEIADILNYSNVAHLSNQFKKITGFTPTSFKQSKDKMRIQIENI is encoded by the coding sequence ATGAAGCTCTACATCAAAAATATGGTGTGCAGCCGATGCAAAATGGTAGTGAAGTCTGAGTTTGAAAAACTCGGACTTCAAACTACTTCTGTAGAATTAGGAGAAGTCGAATTGACCGAAGAAATCAATGACGATCAAAAAGAAATCTTGCTTAAAAACCTGCAAGCATTGGGTTTTGATTTAATTGATGATAAAAAAACAAAAACGGTTGAAAGAATAAAAAACCTGATTGTAGATTTGGTTCATCACAAAAACAATGATTTAAAAATCAACCTATCAGAATATCTGGCAGAAAACTTAAATCAAGACTACAATTCGCTGAGCAATTTATTTTCTGAAATCGAAAACACTACAATCGAAAAGTATTTCATCAGTCAGAAAATTGAAAAAGTAAAAGAGTTATTGATTTACAATGAACTTTCATTAAGTGAAATTGCCGATATTCTCAACTACAGCAATGTAGCGCATTTAAGCAATCAATTTAAAAAAATCACAGGCTTTACCCCTACTTCTTTCAAACAATCAAAAGATAAAATGCGTATTCAGATTGAGAACATTTAA
- a CDS encoding DUF3347 domain-containing protein: MKKSIIALAMAVTVLFTANTIQAKTNSSGLTEIEMADSQLQSVYDAYFSVKDALIKSDSKLTSAKAATLLTAITAVKMDKLKSNEHTVWMKVVKKLTADAKSISATTDLKKQRETFKSLSKSTYDLIKVSSPSEPIYKQYCPMADADWLSKEKAVKNPYYGSSMLTCGNVVETIK; the protein is encoded by the coding sequence ATGAAAAAATCAATTATAGCTTTAGCAATGGCAGTAACAGTATTATTTACTGCAAATACGATTCAGGCAAAAACGAATAGCTCTGGTTTAACAGAAATTGAAATGGCAGATTCTCAATTACAATCTGTGTATGATGCTTATTTTTCTGTAAAAGATGCACTTATTAAAAGTGATAGCAAACTAACTTCGGCGAAAGCTGCAACTTTATTGACTGCTATTACTGCCGTAAAAATGGACAAACTAAAAAGCAACGAACATACAGTTTGGATGAAAGTAGTTAAGAAATTAACTGCCGATGCCAAAAGTATTTCAGCAACAACAGATCTTAAAAAACAGCGTGAGACTTTTAAGTCTTTATCTAAAAGCACTTACGATTTAATAAAAGTTTCAAGCCCAAGTGAACCAATCTACAAACAATATTGCCCAATGGCAGATGCTGATTGGTTAAGCAAAGAAAAAGCAGTTAAGAATCCGTACTACGGTTCTTCTATGCTGACTTGCGGTAACGTGGTAGAAACGATCAAATAA
- a CDS encoding heavy metal translocating P-type ATPase, protein MTHQYIISGMSCDGCRKKVEKTLNEVEGVQAEVTLNPPTATITMEKHVPTEKFQEVLSAAGKYTIEMDSPKNHGETGVKSCCSSHKKEHHGHNHDHHKTETKKVHQHSANGVYYCPMHCEGDKTYNKPGDCPVCGMDLVPQVAITATQFTCPMHPEIVSNEPGDCPICGMDLVPMQASESEENKTYTDLLKKMKIAILFTLPIFIISMSEMIPNNPLYNIMSIEKWNWVQLLFSIPVLFYAGWMFFVRAYKSIVTWNLNMFTLIGIGTSVAFLFSIVGMFFPDIFPSEFKSHHGTIHLYFEAATVIITLVLLGQLLEAKAHGQTNGAIKELLKLAPTEATLVENGVDKVISIHNIKKGDLLRVKPGEKIPVDGKITSGESSIDESMITGEPIPVDKKTGDAVISGTINGTKSFVMIAEKVGSETMLSQIIQMVNDASRSRAPIQKLADRVSKYFVPTVVIISIVTFFVWAKFGPEPAYVYGLINAIAVLIIACPCALGLATPMSVMVGVGKGAQNGILIKNAEALENMNKIDVLITDKTGTITEGKPSVEKIYAINNDEDFLLQNIASLNQHSEHPLAQAVVNFAKAKNSSLREVQGFETIAGKGVLGSIENIRVALGNKKLMDEIGASVSNDLEQKVISEQNLGKTISYIAIEKSVLGFVAITDAIKENSAKAIKELIAQGVEVIMMTGDNHNTAKAVAEHLHLSSFKADCLPEDKLKEIQRLQAQGKIVAMAGDGINDAPALAQSNIGIAMGTGTDVAIESAKITLVKGDLNGIVKAKNLSHAVMSNIKQNLFFAFIYNTLGVPIAAGILYPFLGILLSPMLAAVAMSLSSVSVIVNALRLRNLKL, encoded by the coding sequence ATGACTCATCAATATATAATTTCAGGAATGTCGTGTGACGGCTGCCGCAAAAAAGTAGAAAAAACTTTAAATGAAGTTGAAGGCGTTCAGGCAGAAGTAACTTTAAATCCTCCAACGGCTACCATAACAATGGAGAAACACGTTCCTACTGAAAAGTTTCAGGAAGTTTTATCTGCAGCTGGAAAATATACTATTGAAATGGATTCTCCTAAAAATCATGGAGAAACTGGCGTTAAATCTTGCTGTTCTAGCCATAAAAAAGAGCATCACGGTCACAATCACGATCATCACAAAACAGAAACAAAAAAAGTACATCAGCACAGTGCCAATGGCGTTTATTATTGTCCAATGCATTGCGAAGGTGACAAAACATACAACAAACCTGGAGATTGCCCAGTCTGCGGAATGGATTTAGTTCCGCAAGTTGCCATCACAGCAACACAATTTACCTGTCCAATGCATCCAGAAATCGTTTCAAACGAGCCAGGCGATTGTCCGATTTGCGGAATGGATTTAGTTCCGATGCAAGCCTCCGAAAGCGAAGAAAACAAAACCTATACTGATTTATTGAAGAAGATGAAAATTGCGATTTTATTTACGCTTCCTATTTTCATTATTTCCATGTCAGAAATGATTCCAAATAATCCGCTTTATAATATAATGTCTATTGAAAAGTGGAATTGGGTTCAGCTTTTATTTTCGATTCCCGTTTTGTTTTATGCAGGATGGATGTTTTTCGTTCGCGCTTACAAATCGATTGTGACTTGGAATTTAAACATGTTTACTTTAATCGGAATTGGAACAAGTGTCGCTTTCCTATTTAGTATTGTCGGAATGTTTTTTCCTGATATTTTTCCATCCGAATTCAAATCGCATCATGGAACAATTCATTTGTATTTTGAAGCTGCAACGGTAATCATCACTTTAGTTTTATTGGGACAATTATTAGAAGCTAAAGCACACGGACAAACCAACGGAGCAATAAAAGAATTATTAAAATTAGCGCCAACTGAAGCGACTTTGGTTGAAAACGGAGTAGATAAAGTAATCTCCATTCACAACATTAAAAAAGGAGATTTACTTCGTGTAAAACCAGGAGAAAAAATTCCAGTAGACGGTAAAATAACTTCTGGCGAAAGTAGCATTGATGAATCGATGATAACGGGAGAACCAATTCCGGTTGACAAAAAAACAGGTGATGCCGTAATTTCTGGAACTATAAACGGAACAAAATCGTTTGTAATGATTGCCGAAAAAGTGGGTTCAGAAACGATGCTTTCGCAGATTATCCAAATGGTAAATGATGCGAGCAGATCTCGCGCTCCAATTCAGAAATTAGCCGATCGTGTTTCTAAGTATTTTGTACCGACTGTAGTTATCATTTCGATAGTAACCTTTTTTGTCTGGGCAAAATTTGGTCCAGAACCTGCTTATGTTTACGGATTAATCAATGCGATTGCTGTTCTTATTATTGCCTGCCCTTGCGCACTTGGGCTCGCAACTCCGATGTCGGTTATGGTTGGTGTTGGAAAAGGAGCTCAAAACGGGATTTTAATTAAAAATGCCGAAGCTCTGGAAAACATGAATAAAATTGATGTTTTGATTACCGATAAAACAGGAACAATTACCGAAGGAAAACCATCTGTAGAAAAAATCTATGCCATAAATAATGACGAAGATTTTCTGCTTCAAAACATTGCTTCTCTAAATCAGCACAGTGAACATCCTTTGGCGCAAGCCGTAGTCAATTTCGCGAAAGCAAAAAATAGTTCATTAAGAGAAGTTCAAGGTTTCGAAACTATTGCAGGTAAAGGAGTTTTAGGAAGTATCGAAAATATACGTGTTGCTTTAGGAAATAAAAAATTAATGGATGAAATTGGTGCTTCTGTTTCTAATGATTTAGAACAAAAAGTAATTTCTGAACAGAATTTAGGAAAAACTATTTCGTACATCGCCATTGAAAAAAGCGTTTTAGGCTTCGTAGCCATTACCGATGCCATCAAAGAAAACAGCGCGAAAGCCATTAAAGAATTAATCGCTCAAGGGGTTGAGGTTATCATGATGACTGGTGATAACCATAATACCGCAAAAGCCGTTGCAGAACATTTACATTTGAGTTCTTTCAAAGCAGATTGTCTTCCAGAAGATAAATTAAAAGAAATTCAACGTCTGCAAGCACAAGGAAAAATCGTTGCTATGGCTGGAGACGGAATCAATGATGCGCCTGCTCTTGCACAATCGAACATTGGAATTGCAATGGGAACAGGAACTGACGTCGCGATTGAAAGTGCTAAAATCACTTTGGTAAAAGGCGATTTAAATGGAATCGTAAAAGCCAAAAACCTCAGCCATGCTGTTATGTCGAATATCAAACAGAATTTATTCTTTGCTTTTATCTACAATACTTTAGGTGTACCAATTGCAGCTGGAATTTTATATCCATTTTTAGGAATTTTGCTTTCGCCAATGTTGGCTGCGGTTGCCATGAGTTTAAGTTCTGTATCCGTAATCGTAAATG